In Candidatus Woesearchaeota archaeon, a genomic segment contains:
- a CDS encoding YhbY family RNA-binding protein, translated as MDIKELKSKGQTLKPIVRIGKNGLTDMQVIEIKKHLQKRKLVKIKMLKALIEDKGTGIKDMMADEICAKTGAQLVQRVGFTVLIYKE; from the coding sequence ATGGATATCAAAGAGCTCAAATCAAAAGGCCAGACTCTCAAGCCTATAGTCCGGATAGGCAAGAACGGGCTTACAGATATGCAGGTAATAGAGATAAAGAAGCACCTGCAGAAGAGGAAGCTGGTCAAGATCAAGATGCTGAAGGCGCTCATCGAAGACAAGGGCACCGGGATCAAGGACATGATGGCAGATGAGATCTGCGCAAAGACAGGAGCACAGCTTGTCCAGAGAGTCGGTTTCACAGTGCTGATATACAAAGAATAA
- a CDS encoding type II/IV secretion system ATPase subunit codes for MSKILFKDKKPKEQEELEQQVGPKAAEMIITSKEKKKEEGIQTFHTFFKIDLRPKLISIPPFENKKEIDIRYPLIAPYAYAHIYWDNTQNELLYEVEEPQLSDTEQQLLKLIKLALEEMINVSFINSLMEHKVISYLEKNVQSILTELGTKVTKKTYLKAMYYIYRDYVGLNLIEPLLKDYFIEDIECNGIKTPIYIVHRKYENIRTNVTLQTLDEATNFVEKLAQKCGRYVSFARPLLDGTLPDGSRVNATYSEDVTTRGPTFTIRKFTKNPWTPIHLINYGTSTPLVFAYIWLAIEHKFNIIVVGETGSGKTTFLNSFMYFIPPESRVCSIEDTREINLAHENWLPAVVRLGYGIPNILGETYGGVSLFDLLKESFRQNPDYVIVGEIRGQEASVLFQGMASGHPSFGTFHAASVETLTQRLQTPPINLSASLVKSLDIVCVTTHVKGREKNFRRMTQLNEIIDVKPNGEVKYNTFVEWDPANDTFGFSNASVVLNRITERSGIPVEKLSKEMAIRAEVLGRMLKRHIINFKEFTKMINLYYKNPSLVLQQLDIKEEEIMPMDGFTGKEYDERGSFTGHAEQSGQQSGQHHVVIEREAAERENIRQNQQPEAQGHQVQSPSRAAEARPSMAYPELIRKLSDEEERLNEIARKLQDLSDRLKKL; via the coding sequence GTGAGCAAAATCCTCTTCAAGGACAAGAAACCGAAAGAGCAGGAGGAACTGGAACAGCAGGTAGGCCCCAAAGCAGCAGAGATGATAATAACATCCAAGGAGAAGAAGAAAGAAGAAGGGATACAGACTTTCCACACATTCTTCAAGATTGACCTAAGGCCAAAGCTCATCTCCATACCTCCTTTCGAGAACAAGAAAGAGATAGACATAAGATATCCCCTCATAGCGCCATATGCATATGCCCACATCTACTGGGACAATACGCAGAACGAGCTCTTATACGAGGTGGAGGAGCCCCAGCTGAGCGACACAGAACAGCAGCTCCTGAAACTCATCAAGCTCGCCCTCGAGGAGATGATAAACGTGAGCTTCATCAACTCCCTGATGGAGCACAAGGTCATATCCTATCTGGAGAAGAATGTGCAGTCAATACTCACAGAGCTCGGCACGAAAGTGACCAAAAAGACATACCTCAAGGCCATGTACTACATCTACAGGGACTATGTCGGGCTCAACCTCATCGAGCCATTGCTCAAGGATTACTTCATAGAGGACATAGAGTGCAACGGAATAAAGACGCCGATATACATAGTCCACAGGAAATATGAGAACATCAGGACAAATGTCACCCTCCAGACACTTGACGAGGCCACAAATTTCGTGGAGAAGCTTGCGCAGAAATGCGGAAGGTATGTGAGCTTCGCAAGGCCCCTGCTCGACGGCACACTGCCAGACGGGTCCAGGGTGAATGCCACATATTCCGAGGATGTGACAACAAGAGGGCCCACATTCACGATAAGGAAATTCACGAAGAACCCATGGACTCCCATACACCTGATAAACTACGGCACATCGACGCCGCTTGTCTTCGCATACATCTGGCTCGCAATAGAGCACAAGTTCAACATAATCGTGGTCGGAGAGACAGGATCGGGAAAGACGACCTTCCTCAACTCATTCATGTATTTCATACCCCCAGAATCGAGGGTCTGCTCCATAGAGGACACAAGAGAGATAAACCTGGCGCACGAGAACTGGCTCCCTGCAGTCGTGAGGCTGGGATACGGCATACCGAACATACTCGGAGAGACATACGGCGGCGTATCATTATTCGACCTGCTCAAGGAGAGCTTCAGGCAGAACCCTGACTATGTGATAGTCGGAGAGATCAGGGGGCAGGAAGCGTCGGTCCTGTTCCAGGGGATGGCATCAGGACACCCCTCTTTCGGAACATTCCACGCAGCATCTGTGGAGACACTGACACAGAGGCTCCAGACACCGCCGATAAACCTCAGCGCATCACTGGTAAAATCACTCGACATAGTCTGCGTGACCACGCATGTCAAGGGCAGGGAGAAGAACTTCAGGAGGATGACCCAGCTGAATGAGATAATTGACGTGAAACCAAACGGTGAGGTCAAATACAACACGTTTGTCGAATGGGACCCCGCAAATGACACTTTCGGATTCAGCAATGCCTCAGTGGTCCTGAACAGGATAACAGAGAGATCAGGGATACCTGTCGAGAAGCTGTCCAAGGAGATGGCCATCAGGGCAGAAGTCCTCGGCAGGATGCTGAAGAGGCACATAATCAATTTCAAGGAATTCACCAAGATGATCAACCTGTACTACAAGAACCCTTCATTGGTGCTGCAGCAGCTGGACATCAAAGAAGAGGAAATCATGCCTATGGATGGGTTCACAGGCAAGGAATATGATGAAAGGGGATCCTTTACCGGGCATGCAGAGCAATCCGGGCAGCAATCCGGGCAGCATCATGTCGTCATAGAAAGAGAGGCAGCCGAGCGAGAGAACATCCGGCAAAACCAGCAGCCTGAAGCCCAGGGGCATCAAGTTCAGTCACCTTCCAGAGCAGCCGAAGCAAGGCCAAGCATGGCCTATCCAGAACTGATAAGGAAGCTCTCAGATGAAGAGGAGAGATTGAATGAGATTGCACGAAAGCTTCAGGACCTCAGTGACAGGCTGAAGAAATTATAG
- a CDS encoding DUF814 domain-containing protein: MKITLDITKTVEENATAYFEKAKKSKKKIAGAEEAIRKFEGRYKTEEKKEQEKKEMGRKVLKTERKWFEKFRWSLTTDGYLIIAGRDATTNEILIKKHTEPDDVVFHASLSGSPFTVIKTHKKKASEPSIAEAAAFTATNSRAWRMGLGSLEVFHVAPSQVTKEAKAGEYMSKGSFMVYGKRQNVNASLECFIGVISKGKLADEDIGEFKGKIISGRMGQVSRYCDSQVHIIQGGMKPSDAAKIIKKRIGGDLDEIIRALPPGSCDVR, encoded by the coding sequence ATGAAAATAACACTAGATATCACCAAAACAGTGGAAGAGAACGCAACAGCATATTTTGAGAAGGCAAAGAAATCAAAGAAGAAGATCGCAGGCGCTGAAGAGGCCATCAGGAAATTCGAGGGAAGATACAAGACCGAGGAGAAGAAGGAGCAGGAGAAGAAAGAGATGGGCAGAAAGGTCCTGAAGACAGAGAGGAAGTGGTTCGAGAAATTCAGGTGGAGCCTGACCACAGACGGATACCTCATAATCGCAGGAAGGGATGCAACCACAAACGAGATCCTGATAAAGAAGCACACAGAACCAGATGATGTCGTCTTCCACGCGTCGCTCTCAGGAAGCCCGTTCACTGTCATAAAGACCCACAAGAAAAAGGCATCAGAGCCATCCATAGCCGAGGCAGCCGCATTCACAGCCACAAACTCAAGGGCATGGAGGATGGGGCTCGGGAGCCTGGAAGTGTTCCATGTGGCGCCAAGCCAGGTCACCAAGGAAGCGAAAGCAGGCGAATACATGAGCAAAGGAAGCTTCATGGTCTACGGCAAAAGGCAGAATGTGAATGCGAGCCTGGAATGCTTCATCGGCGTGATAAGCAAGGGCAAGCTTGCTGATGAGGATATAGGTGAATTCAAGGGGAAGATAATCTCCGGCAGGATGGGGCAGGTGTCAAGATACTGCGATAGTCAGGTGCACATCATCCAGGGTGGCATGAAACCAAGCGATGCAGCCAAGATAATAAAGAAGAGGATCGGCGGAGACCTTGACGAGATCATAAGGGCACTGCCTCCAGGAAGCTGCGATGTGAGATGA
- a CDS encoding type II secretion system F family protein, with product MNNDLREIARRILELSDEIEQHMTLRNRIELEQKRIFNEYQEKSIDHETYTFRLKHLLRGNPKRYWQGYYTSTINSLIAEARALNSQMAYMVSKDMMEAGISKESEEIMSKLPAPVVMRGKQLTGPLKEVPLSEIKKHEPARKPTKRTVFQKPVFSRERMPKSEEPKPHKAEAEVKVAPKTFEKIKRIVKREEIHERPAAAPQKIRDYVAVHSEEEEPVYVHKDSAARKILEKARTPDPEKAAHYASMPKNTEYSKPDQVTLFGTLWDRSYFRYILKKFISKKKQGKGEEEFKSWLPEEKLEIEDYGLKDTLILEEARQIEHVIENKELLKIHQPSKLGYISTITIKKITSYLLENFPDTFRNLYSSIRLSNMNILSNTYTNIMIFLSTLSFIISVPAYSFLFTITGNNPLMILVKSVVMTILTTGIVFFSFYAYPGIKLKGRRHNIEKNLPFAINHVSAVATSGVPPIRMFRLISESEEYGEISVEFSKIVEFTDLLGYDLLTAMKSVSSTTPSRALREFFEGFVSTIESGGDILNYLRQESEEQMTNYEITRQKYNEIISTASDIYTGILLAAPLFFIVTLTLVSMLGGKVLGFDANVMIALGTYVLIPVLNLMFIVFFSLSQPGV from the coding sequence ATGAACAATGACCTAAGAGAGATTGCGCGCAGGATACTGGAACTGTCAGACGAGATAGAGCAGCACATGACTCTCAGGAACAGGATAGAGCTCGAGCAGAAGAGGATATTCAATGAGTATCAGGAAAAATCCATAGACCATGAGACATACACGTTCAGGCTCAAGCACCTCCTAAGGGGGAATCCGAAGAGATACTGGCAGGGATACTATACCTCGACCATAAACTCCCTGATAGCAGAAGCCAGGGCGCTGAACTCACAGATGGCTTACATGGTATCGAAGGATATGATGGAGGCCGGGATAAGCAAGGAATCAGAGGAGATAATGTCCAAGCTGCCGGCACCAGTCGTCATGAGAGGGAAACAGCTCACCGGGCCTCTGAAAGAGGTGCCACTGAGCGAGATCAAGAAACATGAGCCTGCAAGGAAGCCTACAAAGAGGACAGTCTTCCAGAAACCGGTCTTCTCCAGGGAGAGGATGCCTAAATCAGAGGAGCCCAAGCCGCACAAGGCAGAGGCTGAAGTGAAGGTCGCTCCCAAGACATTCGAAAAGATAAAGCGCATTGTGAAAAGGGAAGAGATCCATGAAAGGCCTGCGGCTGCCCCGCAAAAAATCAGGGATTATGTGGCAGTCCATTCAGAAGAAGAAGAGCCGGTCTATGTGCACAAGGACAGCGCAGCAAGGAAGATACTGGAGAAGGCAAGGACACCTGATCCTGAGAAGGCCGCACATTACGCCTCAATGCCAAAGAACACAGAATACTCCAAACCCGATCAGGTCACTCTCTTCGGGACCCTCTGGGACAGATCCTACTTCAGGTATATCCTCAAGAAGTTCATCTCGAAGAAGAAGCAGGGAAAAGGAGAAGAAGAGTTCAAGTCCTGGCTGCCTGAAGAGAAGCTGGAGATCGAGGACTACGGGCTGAAGGACACGCTCATACTCGAAGAGGCCAGGCAGATAGAGCATGTGATAGAGAACAAGGAGCTGCTCAAGATACACCAGCCCTCGAAACTCGGCTACATCTCCACAATAACCATCAAGAAGATAACATCATACCTCCTGGAGAATTTCCCTGACACATTCAGGAACCTCTACAGCTCAATAAGGCTCTCCAACATGAACATACTGTCCAACACATACACGAACATAATGATATTCTTATCCACACTCTCCTTCATCATCTCAGTCCCAGCATATTCTTTCCTATTCACGATCACAGGCAACAACCCTCTCATGATACTGGTCAAGTCTGTGGTGATGACGATACTGACCACTGGGATAGTGTTCTTCAGCTTCTACGCATACCCAGGAATCAAGCTCAAGGGGAGAAGGCACAATATAGAGAAGAACCTCCCGTTTGCAATCAACCACGTAAGCGCTGTGGCCACATCAGGCGTGCCCCCGATAAGGATGTTCAGGCTAATCTCAGAGAGCGAGGAATACGGCGAGATAAGCGTGGAGTTCTCAAAGATCGTGGAATTCACAGACCTGCTCGGCTATGACCTGCTCACAGCAATGAAATCAGTCAGCTCCACAACGCCAAGCAGGGCACTCAGGGAATTCTTCGAAGGATTCGTGAGCACGATAGAGTCAGGAGGAGACATACTGAACTACCTCAGGCAGGAATCAGAGGAGCAGATGACAAACTATGAGATAACAAGGCAGAAATACAACGAGATAATCTCGACTGCCTCAGACATATACACAGGGATACTGCTGGCAGCACCGCTCTTCTTCATCGTCACACTCACGCTGGTGAGCATGCTCGGAGGGAAGGTGCTAGGCTTCGATGCCAATGTGATGATAGCTCTCGGGACCTATGTGCTCATACCAGTGCTGAATCTCATGTTCATCGTATTCTTCTCACTAAGCCAACCAGGTGTCTAA
- a CDS encoding type II secretion system F family protein, which yields MPKEEMKKKYIVMIIIAMALILMDFLFLYDTPWFLPIIVISFLLAWSLKWLDYFVEKQRLKDVERSFPDFVRNLVAAVKSGMPFSKAITHISKRDYGKLTPYIRKMANQIEWGLSVHDSLIRFSNSTRSTVIKRAISTVIEAEESGGNMEDVLNTITESLLKIKEIKDRRKATVQSQIVQSYIIFFVFLATMIVVQNIVIPAIMGGEGLGFVAGGEGFEGVAASSSLTQKVSIELTTPTAFISSVVAWGMSLYGILMMISLIQGFFAGIVLGKMAEGEFASGLKHSLVLMTVAFVTISISQGIL from the coding sequence ATGCCGAAAGAAGAGATGAAGAAAAAGTACATCGTGATGATAATAATAGCCATGGCCCTGATACTCATGGACTTCCTCTTCCTGTATGACACGCCCTGGTTCCTGCCCATCATAGTGATATCATTCTTGTTGGCATGGTCTCTGAAATGGCTGGACTATTTCGTCGAGAAGCAGAGGCTGAAGGATGTCGAGAGGAGCTTCCCTGACTTCGTAAGGAACCTCGTGGCAGCTGTCAAGTCAGGCATGCCCTTCTCAAAAGCCATCACTCACATCTCCAAGAGGGATTACGGAAAACTGACGCCATACATAAGGAAGATGGCAAACCAGATAGAATGGGGGCTTTCAGTACATGATTCATTGATCAGGTTCTCCAATTCAACAAGGAGCACTGTGATCAAGAGGGCGATATCCACAGTCATCGAGGCAGAGGAATCCGGCGGAAACATGGAGGATGTCCTCAACACCATAACAGAATCTCTCCTCAAGATAAAAGAGATAAAAGACAGGCGAAAAGCCACAGTGCAGAGCCAGATAGTGCAGAGCTACATAATATTCTTCGTATTCCTTGCCACCATGATAGTGGTCCAGAACATCGTGATACCTGCCATAATGGGCGGGGAAGGGTTAGGTTTTGTGGCTGGAGGAGAAGGCTTCGAAGGTGTTGCAGCCTCCAGCTCGCTGACGCAGAAAGTCTCCATAGAACTCACCACACCGACAGCATTCATCTCATCTGTGGTCGCATGGGGCATGAGCCTATACGGGATACTCATGATGATATCACTCATACAGGGATTCTTTGCAGGCATAGTCCTGGGCAAGATGGCGGAGGGAGAGTTCGCATCCGGGCTCAAGCACTCGCTGGTGCTCATGACAGTGGCATTCGTGACCATCAGCATATCACAGGGGATACTGTAA
- a CDS encoding GNAT family N-acetyltransferase, whose product MGRAELSIREADKNDLSMIIKLKSELFKYESRIDNLLAKDRKARMYDNIYNKMSFFNKDFKFYVAEADRRVIGFVSGWVESTPPIFKLRRMGIIGDLYVKGAYRGTGTGTELSNAILDWFKKKKIKWVKVMIYTGNNPSKEFWKSQGFEDYIDEYRMIL is encoded by the coding sequence ATGGGAAGAGCGGAACTAAGCATACGCGAAGCAGACAAAAATGACCTCAGCATGATAATAAAGCTGAAATCAGAGCTGTTCAAGTACGAGTCGAGGATAGACAACCTGCTCGCGAAAGACAGGAAAGCGAGGATGTACGACAACATATACAACAAGATGAGCTTCTTCAACAAGGATTTCAAGTTCTATGTCGCTGAGGCAGACAGGAGGGTCATAGGTTTCGTCAGCGGATGGGTGGAGAGCACGCCGCCGATATTCAAGCTCAGGAGGATGGGCATAATCGGGGACCTATATGTAAAAGGGGCATACCGGGGGACAGGCACAGGCACAGAGCTGTCAAATGCGATATTGGACTGGTTCAAGAAGAAGAAAATAAAGTGGGTGAAAGTGATGATATACACAGGCAACAACCCATCAAAGGAATTCTGGAAATCCCAGGGATTCGAGGATTACATAGACGAATACAGGATGATATTATGA